In Brassica rapa cultivar Chiifu-401-42 chromosome A06, CAAS_Brap_v3.01, whole genome shotgun sequence, a single window of DNA contains:
- the LOC103871878 gene encoding uncharacterized protein LOC103871878, with the protein MRELERLKTSINLHQWPPIGAPMNLRREEPWKSRFDDSVNAVSFGFVATAILISMFLVMAIFERLIRTTTTTTTTTTNQDSSSGRVLSGMDSRVGFNGAASKLGYQSPKMTVYTNGVSVLMPGDDIPTFIAHPAPVPCPQRIISQSQHQHSSSSDSSNSNSIQEC; encoded by the exons ATGAGAGAGCTTGAGCGGTTGAAGACGAGCATTAACCTTCATCAATGGCCACCCATTGGAGCTCCGATGAATCTCCGGCGAGAAGAGCCGTGGAAATCTCGATTCGACGACTCAGTCAACGCCGTCTCGTTCGGTTTCGTCGCAACGGCTATTCTCATCTCAATGTTCCTCGTCATGGCTATCTTCGAGAGACTGATCCGGACCACCAccactactactactactactactaacCAAGATTCATCTTCTGGTCGGGTCCTTTCGGGTATGGATTCTCGGGTCGGGTTCAACGGCGCAGCATCTAAGCTCGGTTATCAATCTCCAAAG ATGACTGTTTACACAAACGGTGTATCGGTATTGATGCCAGGAGATGATATCCCTACTTTCATCGCGCATCCAGCGCCCGTGCCATGTCCTCAACGCATCATCTCACAGTCTCAGCATCAACATAGCTCATCGAGTGATTCTTCCAACTCAAACTCCATTCAAGAATGTTGA
- the LOC103871879 gene encoding uncharacterized protein LOC103871879: MGCCISATATATATTDKKNEPVSRKNTTALSPVAVVEEETVVKEVLSETTLVTSLNDNSAMETTRNKVPEEEVEEEKKPGAVDADPDPVLAEKGSVEPGKGSEVSEVCSLSESLLSIVSGCDEEEVKQRKLHGVRQRSPAKYRDRVVANNYPTRRTDMSPRKRNIEGGGEGAGSVRMVPSGTGQRDPTERSERRRSRSPAINRPVMVGPSRNHYVSTDNGGVMMKKGQSPGRVRPYPNKNGSEQDCHRQWPSQNDNSTSNDSFENPLVSLECFIFL, encoded by the coding sequence ATGGGTTGTTGCATTTCCGCCACAGCCACCGCCACTGCCACCACCGACAAGAAAAATGAGCCTGTCTCCAGAAAGAACACAACAGCACTGTCTCCGGTAGCCGTTGTCGAGGAAGAGACAGTAGTCAAAGAAGTCTTGTCCGAAACCACATTGGTAACTTCACTAAACGACAATTCGGCAATGGAAACGACAAGGAACAAGGTTCCAGAAgaggaggtggaggaggagaagaaaccTGGAGCTGTCGACGCTGATCCTGACCCGGTTTTAGCCGAGAAAGGTTCGGTTGAACCGGGAAAAGGATCAGAGGTTTCGGAAGTTTGCAGTTTGAGCGAGAGCTTGCTTTCTATCGTGAGTGGGTGCGACGAGGAAGAAGTGAAACAGAGGAAACTGCATGGAGTGAGACAGAGGTCTCCGGCGAAATATCGGGACCGGGTCGTGGCTAATAACTACCCGACCCGGAGAACAGATATGTCTCCACGTAAGAGAAACATcgaaggaggaggagaaggagctGGCTCGGTGAGGATGGTGCCATCGGGTACGGGTCAGAGAGACCCGACTGAGAGGTCCGAGAGGAGGAGGTCCAGGTCGCCGGCAATCAACAGGCCCGTCATGGTGGGGCCGAGTCGGAATCATTATGTAAGTACGGACAATGGTGGTGTAATGATGAAAAAAGGTCAGTCTCCGGGCCGGGTGAGACCTTATCCGAATAAAAACGGGTCGGAGCAAGACTGTCATCGTCAGTGGCCGAGTCAGAATGATAATTCTACCTCTAATGATTCGTTTGAAAACCCTCTTGTATCCTTAGAGTGTTTCATTTTTCTATGA